In a single window of the Gossypium hirsutum isolate 1008001.06 chromosome A13, Gossypium_hirsutum_v2.1, whole genome shotgun sequence genome:
- the LOC107893432 gene encoding formin-like protein 13: MGLFRKLFYKKPPDGLLEICERVHVFDCCFTIDAWEEENYTVHVNGIVNNLHGHFPDASFLVFNFREGESKSYMAELLSEYDMTIMDYPCQYEGCPLIAMEVLHHFLRSCESWLSLDQNNLLLMHCERGGWPVLAFMLAALLIYRKQYSGEQKTLDMIYKQAPSERLQLLSSLNPVPSQLRYLQYVSRRNVAAAWPPLDRALTLDCVILRQIPNVDGEGGCRPVFRIYGQDPFLVADKVPKLLYSTPKRSKYVRYYKQKECALVKIDINCHVQGDIVVECINLSEKEREKMIFRVVFNSAFIRSNILMLNRDEIDVLWDAKDQFAKEFRAEILFSEMDAAASITSMDNFCFEEKEGLPIEAFAKVQEMFSNVDWLDPRSDAAYNILQQMGASAQEKSDSERNSSVDSPRFGRLSPRKLSDEKKLSSLPGSPRSPTTMGLKTLVSAPSEKSSLDSEAREEAEPQDSQIAPSSQPDAPQSAEIAKNQPSEVSTSMSSPASAATSTVTAPLALAGKEDQVIPTAKSPLSKTSPAKEDPEVRVISPATSPPPTPHVQENQTISDIPTEASASLEESLAQRATTPAARTPSPASPLSKTEVGKDGPPAVPPPAPVIAESPVATPSPPQVSPFKEDVASTAAPPPHPSPPLHSKQEASPAASSLVPPTPPPPPPTPTDVSSANPAAPPLSPSPSPSTGSSSAPPPPPPPPTTGSSSAPPPPPPPLTTGSSSAPPPPPAPFGKKTGGGPSAPAPPPLLSSANSKNKLLSRSGNSKNDKKLKPLHWLKLSRAVQGSLWAEAQKTGEASKTPEIDISELENLFSAAAPNTDRGNKQGSRTAKGPKTEIVQLIDHRRAYNCEIMLSKVKVPLPELMSSVLTLEESALDVDQVDNLIKFCPTKEEMELLKGYTGDKDKLGKCEQFFLELMKVPRVESKLRVFSFKIQFRSQVSDLRHSLNIVNSTAEEIRNSVKLKRIMQTILSLGNALNQGTARGSAIGFKLDSLLKLTDTRARNNKMTLMHYLCKVLADKLPVVLDFSKDVSSLEPAAKIQLKFLAEEMQAISKGLEKVVQELSSSENDGPVSDSFREKLKEFLCFAEAEVRSLASLYSGVGRNVDALILYFGEDPARCSFEQVTSTLLNFVRMFNKAHDENCKQLEQEMKKSAENDKSKMQDESKNILQTSIKSNNVK; the protein is encoded by the exons TAAACTCTTTTACAAGAAGCCACCTGATGGCCTTCTGGAGATCTGTGAACGTGTCCATG TTTTTGATTGCTGCTTCACTATTGATGCTTGGGAAGAAGAAAACTACACAGTCCATGTAAACGGAATAGTTAATAATCTTCATGGTCATTTCCCGGACGCTTCATTCTTGGTCTTTAATTTCCGCGAAGGAGAAAGCAAAAGCTATATGGCCGAATTACTATCCGAGTACGATATGACAATAATGGATTACCCTTGTCAGTATGAAGGGTGTCCATTAATCGCAATGGAGGTGCTCCACCATTTCTTGAGATCATGCGAAAGTTGGCTTTCACTTGATCAGAACAATTTGTTACTAATGCATTGCGAGCGGGGTGGTTGGCCGGTTTTGGCTTTCATGTTGGCTGCATTGCTTATATATAGGAAGCAGTATAGCGGAGAGCAGAAGACATTGGACATGATATACAAGCAAGCTCCGAGTGAGCGTTTGCAGTTGCTGTCATCCCTGAATCCAGTGCCTTCACAATTGAGGTATCTGCAGTATGTCTCGAGGAGGAATGTAGCTGCTGCGTGGCCTCCATTGGACCGAGCTCTAACCTTGGATTGTGTAATTCTTAGACAAATTCCAAATGTTGATGGAGAGGGAGGTTGCCGCCCGGTATTTAGAATATATGGACAGGATCCTTTTCTTGTTGCTGATAAAGTTCCAAAACTTTTGTACTCAACCCCCAAAAGAAGCAAATATGTCCGGTATTATAAGCAG AAAGAGTGTGCGCTTGTTAAAATTGACATAAATTGCCATGTTCAAGGTGATATTGTGGTTGAGTGTATCAACTTGAGTGAGAAGGAAAGAGAGAAGATGATATTCAGGGTTGTGTTTAACTCAGCTTTTATTAGATCAAACATTTTGATGCTCAATCGTGATGAAATTGATGTGTTGTGGGATGCTAAGGATCAGTTTGCAAAAGAATTTAGAGCTGAG ATACTTTTCTCGGAAATGGATGCTGCTGCTTCCATTACTTCCATGGATAATTTTTGCTTTGAAGAGAAAGAAGGACTTCCTATAGAAGCATTTGCCAAAGTTCAAGAAATGTTTAGTAATGTTGACTGGTTGGATCCCAGGTCAGATGCTGCATATAATATACTTCAACAAATGGGTGCATCAGCCCAAGAAAAGTCCGACAGTGAGCGGAATAGCAGTGTTGACAGCCCTCGGTTTGGGAGATTAAGTCCTAGAAAGCTTTCGGATGAAAAAAAACTGTCATCATTACCAGGTAGCCCGAGGAGTCCGACAACTATGGGTCTGAAGACTCTGGTTTCAGCACCCTCAGAAAAGTCATCTCTTGATTCTGAAGCACGTGAGGAGGCTGAGCCCCAGGACTCTCAAATTGCACCATCCAGTCAGCCTGATGCCCCACAGTCTGCGGAGATAGCCAAAAATCAGCCTTCAGAGGTTTCCACTTCTATGTCCTCTCCAGCTTCGGCAGCAACTTCAACCGTGACAGCTCCTTTAGCACTGGCTGGCAAGGAGGACCAAGTGATCCCTACTGCCAAATCTCCACTTTCTAAAACATCACCTGCCAAGGAGGACCCTGAGGTTAGAGTGATCTCTCCCGCTACATCTCCACCTCCAACCCCACATGTTCAAGAGAATCAAACTATCAGCGACATACCTACAGAAGCATCGGCATCTTTGGAGGAAAGTTTAGCTCAGAGAGCAACAACTCCAGCAGCACGAACACCTTCTCCTGCATCTCCCTTGAGTAAAACTGAAGTTGGTAAAGATGGACCTCCTGCAGTTCCTCCTCCAGCACCGGTTATAGCTGAGTCTCCTGTTGCTACCCCTTCACCTCCTCAAGTTTCACCTTTTAAGGAAGATGTAGCTTCTACGGCTGCTCCTCCTCCTCATCCATCACCTCCTCTTCATTCCAAGCAAGAAGCAAGTCCAGCTGCTTCATCATTAGTACCCCCAACCCCGCCGCCACCACCACCGACCCCAACTGATGTCTCATCAGCAAACCCAGCAGCACCCCCACTCTCACCCTCACCCTCACCCTCAACTGGTTCATCATCAGCACCCCCACCCCCACCACCGCCACCAACTACTGGTTCATCATCAGCACCCCCACCCCCACCACCCCCACTCACAACTGGTTCATCATCAGCACCCCCGCCACCCCCTGCTCCTTTTGGTAAGAAGACAGGTGGTGGACCTTCAGCTCCTGCACCACCACCTTTGCTTTCTTCTGCAAATTCAAAGAACAAACTTCTTTCACGTTCTGGTAATTCAAAGAATGACAAGAAACTAAAGCCACTGCATTGGCTGAAGTTATCCAGAGCTGTGCAGGGAAGCCTATGGGCTGAAGCACAAAAAACGGGTGAAGCTTCCAA GACTCCTGAGATTGACATATCAGAGCTAGAGAATCTATTCTCAGCAGCTGCTCCTAATACAGATCGTGGTAATAAACAAGGTTCACGTACAGCAAAAGGACCAAAAACTGAAATAGTGCAACTG ATTGACCACAGACGTGCATATAATTGTGAAATCATGCTTTCAAAAGTGAAAGTGCCCTTGCCTGAGTTAATG AGTTCGGTTCTCACCTTGGAGGAATCAGCATTAGATGTTGACCAGGTTGATAACCTCATAAAATTTTGTCCTACCAAAGAGGAGATGGAACTACTGAAg GGCTACACTGGAGACAAAGATAAGTTGGGAAAATGTGAACAG TTCTTCTTGGAGCTAATGAAAGTCCCGAGAGTGGAATCCAAGCTCAGGGTATTCTCTTTTAAGATTCAGTTTCGCTCCCAG GTTTCTGACCTTAGGCACAGCCTCAACATTGTAAACTCTACAGCAGAGGAG ATCAGAAATTCTGTCAAATTGAAGAGAATAATGCAGACAATTCTTTCATTAGGAAATGCTTTGAATCAAGGAACCGCAAGGG GTTCTGCTATCGGATTTAAGTTGGACAGCCTTCTTAAACTAACAGATACACGTGCACGGAACAACAAGATGACTCTCATGCATTAcctttgtaag GTGCTTGCTGATAAGCTTCCAGTTGTACTTGATTTTTCGAAAGATGTTTCGAGTTTAGAACCAGCAGCAAAG ATACAACTGAAATTTTTGGCAGAGGAAATGCAAGCCATAAGCAAAGGATTGGAGAAAGTTGTTCAGGAACTGTCGAGTTCCGAAAATGATGGACCTGTGTCGGATAGCTTTCGTGAg AAATTGAAAGAGTTCCTTTGTTTTGCCGAAGCCGAAGTGAGATCCCTGGCTTCATTATATTCCGGGGTG GGTAGAAATGTGGATGCATTGATTCTTTATTTCGGAGAAGATCCAGCTCGATGTTCCTTCGAACAAG TTACTTCAACTCTACTAAATTTTGTGAGGATGTTTAACAAAGCTCACGATGAGAACTGCAAGCAGCTCGAACAAGAAATGAAAAAATCGGCGGAAAACGATAAGTCGAAGATGCAGGATGAATCGAAAAACATATTACAAACTTCTATCAAAAGCAACAATGTTAAATGA